Below is a genomic region from Triticum dicoccoides isolate Atlit2015 ecotype Zavitan chromosome 5A, WEW_v2.0, whole genome shotgun sequence.
gtcatttgctctagtgcttcacttatatcttcttagagcatggtggtggttttattttgaagaaattgttaaactctcatgcttcacttatattattttgagagtcttttagaacaacatggtaattttctttgattatgaatttagtcctaatatgataggcatccaagagggatataataaaacctttcatatagagtgcattgaaactatgagaagtttgatgcttgatgattgttttgagatatgaagatggtgatattagagtcgtgctagttgagtaattgtgaatttgagaaatacttgtgttagagtttgcaagtcatgtagcatgcacgtatggtaaaggttgtgtgacaaatttgaagcatgaggttttTTTATTGtccttcttatgagtggcggtcggggacgagcgatggtattttcctaccaatctatcccctaggagcatgcacgtaatgcttggtttttgatgacttgtagattttttcaataagtatgtgagttctttatgactaatgttgagtccatggattatacgcaccctcacctttccatcattgctagcctctttggtaccgtgcattgccctttctcacctcgagagttggtgcaaacttcgccggtgcatccaaaccccgtgatatgatacgctctgtcacacataaacatccttatatcttcctcaaaacagccaccatacctacctattatggcatttccatagccattccgagatatattgccatgcaactttccaccgttccgttcatcatgacacacatcatcactgtcatattgacttgcatgatcatgtagttgacatcgtatttgtggcaaagccaccatgcatattttttcatagatgtcactcttgattcattgcccatcccggtacaccgccggaggcattcatatagagtcatactttgttctagtatcgagttgtaatctttgtgttgtaaataaatagaagtgtgatgatcatcattaatagagcattgtcccaaaaaaggaaaaagaaaaaaaggccagatgaaaaaagggggccaaataaaaaaataaataaaacaaaagggacaatgctactatcctttttcccacacttgtgcttcaaagtagcaccatgatcttcgtgatagagagtctcttatattgtcactttcatatactagtgggaatttttcattatagaacatggcttgtatattccaacaatgggcttcctcaaatgccctaggtctttgtgagcaagcaagttggatgcacacccacttagtttcttttgttgagctttcatacatttatagctctagtgcatccgttgcatggcaatccctactccttgcattgacatcaattgatgggcatctccatagcccgttgattagccgcgtcaatgtgagactttctcctctttgtcttctccacacaacccccatcattatattctattccatccatagtgctatatccatggctcacgctcatgtattgcatgaaagttgaaaaaagtttgagactactaaagtatgaaacaattgcttggcttgtcatcggggttgtgaatgatgggagcatttttgtgtgacgaaaatgaagcatagccaaactatatgattttgtagggataagctttctttggccatgttattttgagaagacataattgcttggttagtatgcttgaagtattattatttttatgtcaatattaaacttttgtctcgaatcttatggatctgaatattcctgccacaataaagaagattacattgataaatatgttaggtagcattccacatcaaaaattctgtttttatcatttacctactcgaggacgagcatgaattaagcttggggatgcttgatacgtctccaacgtatctataatttttgattgttccatgctattatattatcaaccctggatgttttatatgcatttatatgctattttatatgatttttgggactaacctattaacctagagcccagtgccagtttatgtttttccttgtttttgagtatcacagaaaaggaaaatcaaacggagtccaattgacttgaaacttcacagaacttatttttggaccagaagaaggccatggagtaaaagagttgggccagaagagtcccgggctgcccacgagggtgggggggggggcacgcccacccccctgggcgcgcctccctacctcatggacagcccggagacccccttgacttgttcccgactccaacacctcttatatgaccccaaacttccagaaagaaacctagatcaggagttccgccgccagaagcctccgtagccaccgaaaaccaatctagacccgttccggcaccctgccgaaggggggaatccctctccggtggccatcttcatcatcctggcgctttccatgatgaggagggagtagttctccctcggggctgagggtatgtaccagtagctatgtgtttgatctctctctctctctctctctctctctctctctctctctctttctcgtgttctttattcggaatgatcttgatgtatcacgagccttgctattatagttggatcttatgatgcttctccccctctactctcttgtgatggattgagttttccctttgaagttatcttatcgaattgagtctttaaggatttgagaacacttgatgtatgtcttgcatgtgcttatctgtggtgacaatgggatatcacgtgatccacttgatgtatgttttggtgattaacttgcgagttccgtgaccttgtgaacttatgcataggggttggcacacgttttcgtcttgactctccggtagaaactttggggcactctttgaagttctttgtgttggttgaatagatgaatctgagattgtgtgatgcatatcgtataaccatacccatggatacttgaggtgacattggagtatctaggtgacattagggttttggttgatttgtgtgttaaggtcttattctagtacaaactctaggatagattgaacagaaagaatagcttcatgttattttactatggactcttgaatagatcgatcagaaagaataactttgaggtggtttcgtaccctacaataatctcttcgtttgttctccgctattagtgactttggagtgactctttgttgcatgttgagggatagttatatgatccaattatgttattattgttgataggacttgcactagtgaaagtatgaaccctaggccttgtttcaaagcattgcaataccgtttgtgctcacttttatcattagttaccttgctgtttttatattttcagattccaaaaaacctatatctaccatccatattgcacttgtatcactatctcttcgccgaactaatgcacctatacaatttaccattgtattgggtgtgttggggacacaagagactctttgctatttggttgcagggttgtttgagagagaccatcttcatcctacgcctcccacggattgataaaccttaggtcatccacttgagggaaatttgctactgtcctacaaacctctgcacttggaggcccaacaatgtctacaagaagaaggttgtgtagtagacatcaggggggtCTCATAGAGGTGATGTTGATGTAGAGAAGTAGTAGGTCCCATAGATGAGGAAACATGTGAAAGCAGACGACAATGTCAGGACACATGATAACTAGAGGCGACGACATTGATGAGTGAAATTTTCACTCATTTTTACCCGTGTTTAAACCATATATTCTCAGATAATGTTGAGATTATCACCTTGATGTTCCCACTAatgaataatacatgcaaatgactgcAAACCTCCTAGTTTATTTTGTTCCTTGCAGAAATGGATGTTTTTTTGACTGGGAACTGTGGGGTAAAACCCCCACAACATATCAAGAGCTTTATTAAAACAAAAGTCCACATATACAACAAAGGGATTACAAGAGGTAATCAAAGAAAAGGATGTTTTAGGTAGAAAATCAAGCCATATATGGGATATTCtggacttgaggatcatcctcatgatcctcatgcacatgaggtTCTAGTTGAGAATACGCAATACGATCAGAATTAGTCGTAGAGGGAGCTACTGCCTTCGTGATGTCATCCCTGAGATCTTCTGGGATCTTTCACAACAGAAGTGCCCTAAAACCCCATTCCGCCTGTTTGCACTATGTAAAGAAGGAGGAGCCCCACTATTAAAGAGAGGAGAACAACTATTCCCATGCAACTGTCATCATCACCATTACCATCTATGCAACCGTCATCAACATCCCACCTCCATGGCAATCTTCACCACGGTAGCCTCCATCTTCATTAGTTTAATTTCTTGTAATTGAGATTCCATTGCAATCAATGACGTTGTAAGACTTTCAATCATTCACCTTCCAGTATATATTTATATAATTTATATTGCTTGTGATTCAATGCAATGTGCGAGTAATCATGTTAGGCTAAGGGTTGATGCGTAGGCTCGCAACCCCGTGTATGTGCAATAAGGGGTCATCTATTTACTTAAAGAGAGCATTATTCTATAATGTTGTGTAGCTATTGTGTCTCTTGCCTCTACCTCGATCCCAGGGCTCACCGGTACCTGAGACTCCAAAGATTGGAACAAGTAGATGCCTAGGGAAGAGAGGAGATGAAAGCTATGCCAAAAGTTGGTGATAGTAAATTAATACAGTGGTCAGAATCAAGTCTCTGGGGGAGACTATAATGTAACCATCGAACGCTAAGGTGGTGGTTTGGTCTATCCTTAGTAACTGAGGTATCCCCATGAGTTGGATAGGGCCAAGGTTGGACATTCGATCCTTGATGTTGTGACAGTCGGTCGTGGTGCTTCTAGGACACATCTCTTACATAATATGTTTACAAGATATACATACTGGTTTTTACCAGTGCGATGATGACCATCTAATTCATACCCCAAATACCTACACTACAACTGCACATGAAACCTTAGCTCTGGCCTATTTCCTTTATATTGTTTCAATCTCTGCGATAATTCTTGGTACAGGGAACTAGAATATTTGAGATAATAAGGACTTGCAGATATTTCCTTGCCAAGTTTAATTTATTTCCTGGATTAGACAAATCCTAGGGTATCTAGGGAAGAAGGCTATAACTACATCCAAAACCGAATCAGGTAATCAGGCACGCAGAGGCATGTAACTATTTTTCTGCGTGATCGAGCACTAGTGACACAAACCAAATTCGTGAAGTTTGGGTGGCAGCCTTGGAATATCGGAATTACTTAGTGGCAAGAACCAAAATTTCCCTTGTCATTATGCCAGAATTGGAGTCCTTTGGTGCTTCTCACGATCCCAACACCATGGACATTGCAGGCATTGTGTACTAGTACATGATGCTCTGTCCCAATCGATAGCGTGCACAAGTCTTCTGAAACATTATTCAAAGTTCTCACATGTTTTGAAGCCACTTTGGGAACACCTTCTCAAGCACCTCATCGATGTTATTGACAATCCTTTTCATTATTTCTTCCTTGCAAAGCCTACAAAACCAAAAAAAAGGAACTTTCTATAACACGATTAAAGTTTCTTTGTAAGATTCTTCTAGGAATTAATAAGGTGAAGAAAACTTACTAcatgcactacaggaatcaggaactttgccgtctgccatggcggacggcaaatgcatgcttggcggacggcaaagacctttgcagtcagccagcagacggcaacatgTCCGGCTGAATAAGCTACGGCAAAGGGCActctgccgtctgctagcggacgacaaagatgaaatggtctttgccgtccgccagcagacgacaaaagGACCTGGACGGCACACATGGCAGCGTAGgtccgttagggggttaacggcgtgctttgccgtctaccagcagacggcaaagacctttgcatctttgccgtctgccagcagacgacaaagagcccaaataggccagcccaggctactgccacgtggcctctttgccgtctgctagcagatggcataaACCTGGTAAATATGAGCAAGGTATTTTTTTCAAATGTTGCAAAAGCCTTTGGGCAATCCACATGAGCTTATTTGTTCATGTCAGAAGGTttatgccgtctgccagcagacgacaaagagcccaaataggccagcccaggcTACTGCCAcatggcctctttgccgtctgctagcagatggcataaACCTGGTAAAGATGAGCAAGGTATTTTTTTCAAATGTTGCAAAAGCCTTTGGGCAATCCACATGAGCTTATTTGTTCATGTCAGACCTGTTAAATCCGATTTATACATCATCATGCATATACCTGGGTAAAAAGTTAAGCATGCATCCACGATATAGCCTCGGCAACTGAACCTTTGAGCCTTGTTTGTTACGATCAGTTCCCTTACGATATCCTACTCTTCCCTCAACTAGATACACCCAACCACATTGAATAGGGCCCCTTAGAAGTGCCTCATCAGGGAGATGAATAGCTAAGTGCACCATTACATcaaagaaggaaggggaagatctTCTCAAGCTTGCATAGAATTAAAGGAATTCCAACATTCGATTGTTTTCACGACATCAATGTTGTGGAAGATAACTCCCTAAAAAATCTTCCCAATTCAACAATAGCCTGATACAAAATTCCTTTAAGTGCAGCTGGTAAAGTACTCTGCAGAAGTATGTGGCAGTCATGCATCTTCGAACAATGTACTCCACATATTAGTTTTGTGAGAAGTCAAACTTTATAATGTTTGATCAAGTTTATCAAAAAGTcagttaacaaacacaatacaaaatcattaccattagattcatcattgAATATATTTCACTTCATATAGATTTTGTTGTAATTTTTCATATTTCTTTTCTATAAactttggtcaaactttacaaaatttCATTTTagtcaaagctaatatgcgaagtaaataaaaatgAAGAGAGTACACAAGTTATCAGATGCCACATAGTCATactcctagctagctactccatctTTCTCCAAAGGGATCGATATGTTAGAGAGGCTTGCCAAGTTTGGTGGTCCAAAGAAAATTTcattttgtcttttttgtatagAGCTCCTCGGATGTCATTTGACCACGAAAATTTGCAAGCCTCTCTAACATTGTAGATGATCATTCCCACAAAGCTTCagattttttcaaaatgttttggtaTGTTTTCTTGCTTGGGTGCACCAAGGGTGGGTGTAGAAAAACCACTCTCTAAATTGTAAAGTGCAACCGTAAACATCCGAATCTTGAAGATAGACAAAACATGAATATTCTACCAAGCACAAGTTCATAAACACTACACACAAGTACAGGGGATGATTTACATCACTGAAATTTACTCCAAAACTTATTGGGGATGAGTTGCAGAATGAAAAATACATGCCAGCGTCTGAGAGAAGAAGTGCCCTTGATTCCCTTACAAACCTAGTATTATGTACACACACATATGTTTCTTCTTTTTATTCCTAACCAAGTGCCCACAATCTTCGTTATACATACATAATTATGCTTGCTTCAATAATATGGTCCCAGCCAAGGATTAGATTATCAACAGGTTATCCTGTTTGCAGGATCTTCAGAATCCAGAAGCTTTGCTCCTGAAAAAAATACAACAAGAGATGTACCTTGTAAGTTAACTTATCTCAACTTCTCAAATTTAGAACTGGGCTACATTGATATTTGCATTTCAATGTGAGAAACATGCATCTGCATGCCCCCATTTGTTTGGGTAGTTTTGTGTAAATGCTAGGCTAGGGCATGGTCTAACGTTATTAATTATGAGAAGTGATTGAGTTGAGATCGATCACTATATAGCTTTAGGCTAGAACCTGCATGCTGACTTCACACTTATAAATTGTAGACAAGACACGAGGATCAGGTTGGGTTTTGGTTACCTTTGATTGATGAATCAGTTCCAAGCCCCCTGGCCCTGGGTGTTGTACTTGGGGAAAGGGACCCTGCCGGACTCGATCAGCTTGATGTCGTCGTCAAGGATCTCGTAGTGGCGGCGCACCTCGTCAGCCGTCTTGGTACCGCCCATGGCGCGGGACACCTTGAGCCAACGGTCGGGCGTGCCCTCGCCGTAGTAGGCGAGTGCATCCTCGAACAGCTTGTTCTCCTTCTTGCTCCACTCCGGGTTGGCGTCGCCGCGGGATGCGCTCCTCGACCCAGAAGACATCTCCAACTGGATCGGAATTGGTATATGTTTCTCGGAAACCGAGCTAAGTTAGCGCTGATGGTTTTTGCACTTCAGAAGCTCCGGTGGTTATGGTTTGATGATCGCTGTGCTGCTTCGGTGCCCGCTATTTATAGGCGCTTGGGGCGCCGCCCTGCCAGGCCTTGTCGCTCGAATGGTATCGTGATTGCCATTGGCTTTGGGATTGAAAGGTCAGTGAGGCTAATTAGATTCTGAACTTTTCTGGACGAAGATGCTTCCTTTGGAATGTCGATTCTCGTGCTGCGATGCGCTTGGGACGACACATAAGAGTACGCATAATTTGTTGATCCACACGTCAACGTCTCAAATGCATGCATGGCTCGTTATTTTTTGTTTTCTTGAACTTGCAGCAAAGAGTCAAGTTTCTACGGGTGCGATAAGATTCAAAATAAAGTCGAACAGCTAGCGTTTGGCCACTCACCAGTCGTTCCTCACGAACGTGGCGTCCTCCGGGCCGATGGGAAACATGGCGACGAGTTGGTGACTACGTCTGCACACTCTGGAGCTGCTCTATCCGATCGACGTGATAAGCAGATGCTCATGCCTCTTGGAGGGTGCAGTAGCGATCAGGGCCACATGCAGAACTTCGCCTTTCTTGTCGGTGCCCGCGATATGGATCGAGCGAGATACTAGATAGAGAGATAGGCTAGCTAGGGTGGCGGGTTTTTNNNNNNNNNNNNNNNNNNNNNNNNNNNNNNNNNNNNNNNNNNNNNNNNNNNNNNNNNNNNNNNNNNNNNNNNNNNNNNNNNNNNNNNNNNNNNNNNNNNNNNNNNNNNNNNNNNNNNNNNNNNNNNNNNNNNNNNNNNNNNNNNNNNNNNNNNNNNNNNNNNNNNNNNNNNNNNNNNNNNNNNNNNNNNNNNNNNNNNNNNNNNNNNNNNNNNNNNNNNNNNNNNNNNNNNNNNNNNNNNNNNNNNNNNNNNNNNNNNNNNNNNNNNNNNNNNNNNNNNNNNNNNNNNNNNNNNNNNNNNNNNNNNNNNNNNNNNNNNNNNNNNNNNNNNNNNNNNNNNNNNNNNNNNNNNNNNNNNNNNNNNNNNNNNNNNNNNNNNNNNNNNNNNNNNNNNNNNNNNNNNNNNNNNNNNNNNNNNNNNNNNNNNNNNNNNNNNNNNNNNNN
It encodes:
- the LOC119297565 gene encoding transcription factor RADIALIS-like; this translates as MSSGSRSASRGDANPEWSKKENKLFEDALAYYGEGTPDRWLKVSRAMGGTKTADEVRRHYEILDDDIKLIESGRVPFPKYNTQGQGAWN